In the genome of Streptomyces globosus, one region contains:
- a CDS encoding MerR family transcriptional regulator, with the protein MRITGDGTTGGIPARSDGGPYPLHGSAAGSARRQPETTPGTAPAAPPAAEVVGYRGPTACAAAGITYRQLDYWARTGLVEPTVRPAYGSGTQRLYSFRDVVVLKIVKRFLDTGVALQNIRNAVQHLRERGFSDLERVTLMSDGASVYECTSPEQVVSLLQGGRGVFGIAVGVVWHDVEKALSQLHGERVDTGETVVGHNPADELAARRNRAG; encoded by the coding sequence GTGAGGATCACGGGCGACGGTACGACCGGGGGCATCCCCGCACGGAGTGACGGTGGGCCGTACCCGCTCCACGGCAGTGCGGCGGGCTCCGCTCGCCGTCAGCCGGAGACCACGCCGGGCACCGCGCCCGCGGCGCCTCCGGCGGCCGAGGTCGTCGGCTACCGCGGTCCGACCGCCTGCGCGGCGGCCGGGATCACCTACCGGCAGCTCGACTACTGGGCCCGCACCGGGCTGGTGGAGCCGACGGTGCGGCCCGCGTACGGGTCCGGGACGCAGCGGCTGTACAGCTTCCGCGACGTCGTCGTCCTCAAGATCGTCAAGCGGTTCCTCGACACGGGCGTGGCCCTGCAGAACATCCGCAACGCCGTGCAGCACCTGCGGGAGCGCGGCTTCTCCGACCTGGAGCGCGTGACGCTCATGAGCGACGGCGCCAGCGTCTACGAGTGCACCTCGCCCGAACAGGTCGTCAGCCTGCTCCAGGGCGGCCGGGGCGTCTTCGGCATCGCCGTGGGCGTCGTCTGGCACGACGTGGAGAAGGCCCTGTCCCAGCTGCACGGAGAGCGGGTCGACACCGGCGAGACCGTCGTCGGCCACAACCCCGCGGACGAGCTGGCCGCGCGCCGCAACCGGGCGGGCTGA
- a CDS encoding MerR family transcriptional regulator: protein MLRTPTGGAPNGSAAQADRLVSIGAVIAMLRDEFPEVTISKIRFLEAEGLVEPRRTPSGYRKFSTADVERLARILRLQRDHYLPLKVIREQLDAIDRGDQIRIPAPTAHGESAGTAPPPAAAGGEPAAPARVGRAELIAAVEADEEQLAAWEAYGLLAEGPGGGFDQDALTVARLLADLGRFGLEPRHLRAMKAAADREAGLVEQVVAPLRRHRNPQTRAHAEATVKELAGLSVRLHEALVQSALGVRLH from the coding sequence ATGCTGCGCACTCCGACAGGCGGTGCCCCGAACGGCTCCGCAGCCCAGGCCGACCGGCTCGTGAGCATCGGCGCGGTGATCGCGATGCTGCGGGACGAGTTCCCCGAAGTCACCATCTCCAAGATCCGCTTCCTGGAGGCGGAGGGGCTCGTCGAGCCCCGGCGCACCCCTTCCGGATACCGCAAGTTCAGCACCGCGGACGTGGAGCGGCTGGCCCGCATCCTGCGGCTCCAGCGCGACCACTACCTGCCGCTGAAGGTCATCCGCGAGCAGCTGGACGCGATCGACCGCGGGGACCAGATCCGCATCCCCGCACCCACGGCCCACGGGGAGTCCGCCGGCACCGCCCCGCCGCCGGCCGCCGCCGGCGGAGAGCCGGCGGCGCCCGCCCGGGTGGGGCGGGCCGAGCTCATCGCCGCCGTCGAGGCGGACGAGGAGCAGCTGGCCGCCTGGGAGGCGTACGGGCTGCTCGCCGAGGGTCCCGGGGGCGGCTTCGACCAGGATGCGCTCACGGTGGCCCGCCTGCTCGCCGACCTCGGGCGGTTCGGGCTGGAGCCGAGGCACCTGCGGGCGATGAAGGCCGCCGCGGACCGGGAGGCGGGCCTGGTGGAGCAGGTCGTGGCACCGCTGCGCCGACACCGCAACCCGCAGACCCGGGCGCACGCGGAGGCCACCGTGAAGGAGCTGGCGGGGCTGTCCGTACGGCTCCACGAGGCCCTGGTGCAGAGCGCCCTCGGGGTGCGGCTGCACTGA
- a CDS encoding DNA polymerase IV: MRSAPTILHLDMDAFYASVEQASKPSLRGKAVIVGGLGPRGVVATASYEARRFGVHSAMPTAQARRLCPNGAYLVPRFSLYRAVSDTVMGLLRELSPLVEPLSLDEAFVDLEAGGTAWDAASARAAGERLRADIAAATGLSGSVGLAGSKMLAKVASEEAKPDGLLLIEPGTERALLAPMPVRTLPGVGPATGEHLRRAGITTVGELAEAGEDELVRLVGRAHGVGLYRMALGLDDRPVVAERDAKSVSVEDTFDVDLHDRVRIRTEVQRLADRCVGRLRASGHSGRTIVLKVRRYDFSTLTRSETLRGPTDDPAVVREAAARLLEGVDTTGGVRLLGVGVSGLADYTQEDLFAQSLAGAAAGTQHREAGSGAQGAVQSPPDGEGAAGAEEAPGAPGGSGADGAAEPARERHWPAGSDVSHAVYGPGWVQGSGVGRVTVRFERPGSPPGRVRTFRVDDPDLAPAGPLPLVGHGEAPSAESAEGAGAGPGAL; the protein is encoded by the coding sequence GTGAGATCCGCGCCGACCATCCTGCACCTGGACATGGACGCCTTCTACGCCTCCGTGGAGCAGGCGTCGAAGCCCAGCCTGCGCGGGAAGGCCGTGATCGTCGGCGGGCTGGGCCCCCGCGGGGTCGTCGCCACCGCCTCGTACGAGGCGCGCCGTTTCGGCGTCCACTCGGCCATGCCGACGGCGCAGGCCAGGCGGCTGTGCCCGAACGGCGCCTACCTGGTGCCCCGCTTCAGCCTGTACCGGGCGGTCAGCGACACCGTCATGGGGCTGCTGCGGGAGTTGTCGCCGCTGGTGGAGCCGCTCAGCCTGGACGAGGCCTTCGTCGACCTGGAGGCGGGCGGCACCGCCTGGGACGCCGCGTCCGCGCGGGCGGCGGGGGAGCGGCTGCGCGCGGACATCGCGGCCGCGACGGGCCTCAGCGGGTCGGTGGGGCTGGCCGGCTCCAAGATGCTGGCGAAGGTGGCCTCGGAGGAGGCCAAGCCGGACGGGCTGCTGCTGATCGAGCCGGGGACCGAGCGCGCGCTGCTCGCGCCGATGCCGGTGCGCACGCTGCCGGGGGTCGGCCCGGCCACGGGGGAGCACCTGCGGCGGGCCGGGATCACCACGGTGGGGGAGCTGGCGGAGGCCGGCGAGGACGAGCTCGTGCGGCTGGTGGGGCGCGCGCACGGGGTCGGCCTGTACCGGATGGCCCTGGGGCTGGACGACAGGCCCGTGGTGGCCGAGCGCGATGCGAAGTCGGTCTCCGTCGAGGACACCTTCGACGTCGACCTGCACGACCGGGTCCGGATCCGTACGGAGGTGCAGCGTCTCGCCGACCGGTGCGTCGGGCGGCTGCGCGCCTCCGGGCACTCGGGGCGGACGATCGTGCTGAAGGTGCGCCGCTACGACTTCTCGACGCTGACGCGCTCCGAGACGCTGCGGGGGCCCACCGACGACCCGGCCGTGGTGCGGGAGGCCGCGGCGCGCCTGCTGGAGGGGGTGGACACCACCGGCGGGGTGCGGCTGCTGGGCGTCGGGGTCAGCGGGCTGGCGGACTACACCCAGGAGGACCTCTTCGCGCAGTCCCTCGCCGGTGCTGCGGCCGGGACGCAGCACCGAGAGGCCGGCTCCGGCGCGCAGGGGGCCGTACAGTCCCCGCCGGACGGTGAGGGAGCCGCAGGGGCGGAGGAGGCCCCAGGGGCCCCCGGGGGCAGCGGGGCGGACGGGGCGGCCGAGCCTGCGCGCGAGCGGCACTGGCCGGCCGGCAGCGACGTCTCGCACGCCGTGTACGGGCCGGGGTGGGTGCAGGGCAGCGGCGTCGGCCGCGTGACCGTCCGCTTCGAGCGCCCGGGGTCCCCGCCCGGCCGGGTCCGCACCTTCCGCGTCGACGACCCGGACCTGGCCCCCGCCGGCCCGCTGCCCCTAGTGGGGCACGGCGAGGCCCCCTCCGCGGAGTCCGCCGAGGGGGCCGGAGCGGGGCCGGGCGCGCTGTGA
- a CDS encoding bifunctional nuclease family protein, whose product MNELDVVGVRVEMPSNQPIVLLREVGGDRYLPIWIGPGEATAIAFAQQGMAPARPLTHDLFKDVLEALGEELTEVRITDLREGVFYAELVFASGVEVSARPSDAIALALRTGTPIFGSDGVLDDAGIAIPDEQEDEVEKFREFLDQISPEDFGTGPH is encoded by the coding sequence GTGAACGAGCTCGACGTTGTGGGTGTCCGGGTGGAAATGCCCTCGAACCAACCGATCGTGCTCCTGCGTGAAGTGGGAGGCGACCGGTACCTCCCCATCTGGATCGGACCGGGGGAGGCGACCGCGATCGCCTTCGCGCAGCAGGGGATGGCCCCCGCCCGTCCGCTGACGCACGACCTGTTCAAGGACGTGCTGGAGGCGCTCGGTGAGGAGCTCACCGAGGTCCGGATCACGGATCTGCGGGAGGGCGTCTTCTACGCGGAGCTGGTCTTCGCCAGCGGGGTCGAGGTCAGCGCACGCCCGTCCGACGCGATAGCGCTGGCCCTGCGGACCGGTACGCCGATCTTCGGCAGCGACGGCGTGCTGGACGACGCCGGAATCGCCATTCCGGACGAGCAGGAGGACGAGGTGGAGAAGTTCCGCGAGTTCCTCGACCAGATCTCCCCGGAGGACTTCGGCACGGGGCCGCACTGA